In Marivirga salinae, a single window of DNA contains:
- a CDS encoding DUF4159 domain-containing protein: MKKYTSILFTILLLSSFSGFSQQVKIAKLKYNGGGDWYANKTALPNLIEFSEQELNVPLENKDYVVEVGSKEIYQYPYIYMTGHGNVVFSDDEAQNLRNYLISGGFLHIDDNYGLDQFIRLEMKKVFPESDFVEIPFDHPIYHQKFKFEDGLPKIHEHDGKPAQGFGIIYEGRLVCFYSYESDLGNGWEDKSIHNDPETVRLKALKMGANIISFAFTQD, from the coding sequence ATGAAAAAATACACTTCAATCCTATTTACAATCTTATTATTAAGCTCTTTTTCTGGCTTTTCACAGCAAGTTAAAATAGCAAAGCTGAAATATAATGGAGGTGGAGATTGGTACGCCAACAAAACAGCTCTTCCAAATTTGATTGAATTTTCTGAACAAGAATTAAATGTACCTCTGGAAAATAAAGATTATGTGGTAGAGGTTGGGAGTAAAGAAATTTATCAGTATCCATACATTTATATGACTGGCCACGGAAACGTAGTTTTTTCGGATGATGAGGCGCAAAATTTAAGGAATTATCTGATTTCAGGTGGTTTTCTGCATATTGATGATAATTATGGTTTAGACCAGTTTATTAGATTAGAAATGAAAAAAGTTTTTCCAGAATCAGATTTTGTGGAAATACCATTTGACCATCCAATTTATCACCAAAAATTTAAATTTGAAGACGGACTTCCCAAGATCCATGAACATGACGGAAAACCTGCTCAAGGTTTTGGCATCATTTATGAAGGCAGGTTAGTGTGTTTTTATTCCTACGAAAGTGATTTAGGAAATGGTTGGGAAGATAAAAGTATTCATAATGACCCTGAAACAGTCAGATTGAAAGCCTTAAAAATGGGAGCTAATATTATCAGTTTTGCTTTCACACAGGATTAG
- a CDS encoding HAD family hydrolase gives MHKIFSNKKAIIFDMDGVIIDNISYHIEALKQFLKQFGKEITDEEFQNHYNGRTIQEVILGLKPEADHTEVMRLAEEKEKIYRDLYSADLAPTPGLMDFLPLAQKAGIKMAVATSAITANADFTLDGLNIRKYFDAVIDSTMVIKGKPDPQIYLKAAEELNISPENCVVLEDALAGIQSAKSAGMDVIGLYTSLEKEELPDGLLMKIKNFHELNGSA, from the coding sequence ATGCATAAGATATTCTCAAATAAAAAAGCCATCATATTTGATATGGATGGCGTTATTATCGATAACATTTCCTATCATATTGAAGCGCTCAAGCAATTTTTAAAACAGTTTGGTAAAGAAATTACTGATGAAGAATTCCAAAATCACTACAATGGCAGAACCATTCAAGAAGTAATACTAGGATTAAAACCTGAGGCTGATCATACAGAAGTGATGAGGTTAGCAGAGGAAAAAGAGAAAATCTACAGAGATTTATACAGTGCTGATTTAGCACCAACACCTGGTTTGATGGACTTTTTACCTTTAGCCCAAAAAGCAGGGATAAAAATGGCCGTTGCTACTTCAGCCATCACAGCTAATGCTGATTTCACTTTGGACGGACTCAATATCCGTAAATATTTTGATGCTGTGATTGACAGTACAATGGTTATCAAAGGTAAGCCAGACCCACAGATATATTTAAAAGCAGCTGAGGAACTGAATATTTCTCCTGAAAATTGCGTTGTATTGGAAGATGCGCTTGCTGGCATTCAATCTGCTAAAAGCGCAGGAATGGATGTAATTGGTTTATATACCTCCTTGGAAAAAGAAGAATTACCTGATGGATTATTGATGAAAATCAAGAATTTCCATGAATTGAATGGATCAGCTTAA